One Halostella limicola genomic window carries:
- a CDS encoding bacterio-opsin activator domain-containing protein — MSNVVDVTREQEQVLAASMNPMAIIESDRYISVNQPYADLYGVGRPDDLAGELWNRHLAEYERERVKGEILPTCRADGTWSGTLTGRRCDGSTFSLELSIACLDDEHFVFTCQENDRIKQPERGVENPQQLIENVFDTVDDIVYVFDEDGTPILWNTKLCEMTGYTDEEIEALEPKEFVSPEQHEYVPGLAEAIDQLGDQHVDLDLITKDGERIPHEFRGTTFEDPDTGRVYRCGIARDVSDRRERERQLRIARQFNEELVENAPFGMFRLDEELRITYENPRAEEIIGLPDDEEASAAIGRDIRELPSIIETGQADLFTRLQAGETIEFEFPFESIYGKEAYFTGRGVPLYRDGEFDGAVLMAIDISERRQHERDLERQRDELQTLDQINELLLEITRDLFESPTRAEIEQTVCDRLAVSSLYQFAWIGEPEPNGDQIRPHASAGIDDGYVETITVTTAETETGQGPGGRAFRTSELQVSHDIRSDPTFEPWREAALDRGIKSAAAVPLVHGDTTYGILAVYATRPLAFSHRERDGLETLGEAIGFAINAIENRKLLFADSVVELEFEVTDSGLVFVRTSEQFGCELTITGYVESESGSWSVYLTVDDVAPTAIRDVAVDDPDVDRIRIIADEDDTGVLEFVMKADALNHITDHGAILTSGHVADGRGRFRIEAPQSADIRQLSTRLRTEYPDSTLVAQREFDRPAQKAREIRQSVSDQLTDRQQEALTHAYHAGYFDWPRQSTAGDIAASMDVAETTFHYHLRNALETLSSVLIGLERHKER, encoded by the coding sequence ATGTCGAACGTAGTCGATGTCACTCGGGAGCAGGAGCAAGTGCTGGCTGCGTCGATGAACCCGATGGCCATCATCGAAAGCGACCGATACATCTCAGTAAACCAGCCGTACGCCGATCTGTACGGGGTTGGACGTCCGGACGATCTTGCCGGGGAACTGTGGAACCGCCACCTTGCCGAATACGAGCGGGAGCGGGTCAAGGGAGAGATTCTACCGACGTGTCGTGCAGACGGGACGTGGAGCGGGACGCTTACGGGCCGTCGATGTGACGGCAGTACCTTCTCCCTGGAACTATCAATTGCCTGTTTGGACGACGAACACTTCGTCTTCACCTGCCAAGAGAACGACCGTATCAAGCAGCCCGAGCGCGGGGTCGAGAATCCGCAGCAGCTCATTGAAAACGTCTTCGACACGGTCGATGATATTGTGTACGTCTTCGATGAAGATGGTACTCCTATCCTCTGGAACACGAAACTCTGCGAGATGACTGGGTACACCGACGAGGAAATCGAAGCCCTCGAGCCGAAGGAATTCGTTTCCCCAGAACAGCACGAATACGTACCCGGTCTGGCCGAGGCCATCGACCAACTCGGTGACCAGCACGTCGATCTCGATCTCATTACCAAAGACGGTGAGCGCATTCCCCACGAGTTTCGCGGGACCACGTTCGAGGACCCCGATACAGGTCGCGTGTACCGCTGTGGCATTGCCCGCGACGTCAGCGACCGCAGGGAGCGCGAGCGGCAACTCCGTATCGCCCGTCAGTTCAACGAGGAACTGGTCGAAAACGCCCCCTTCGGGATGTTTCGTCTGGACGAAGAGCTCCGTATTACGTACGAAAATCCTCGGGCAGAAGAAATCATTGGGTTGCCCGACGATGAAGAGGCATCGGCAGCCATCGGGAGAGACATCCGTGAACTCCCATCAATCATCGAGACCGGTCAAGCAGACCTCTTCACGCGCCTGCAAGCCGGGGAGACCATCGAATTCGAGTTCCCATTCGAGTCGATCTACGGGAAGGAGGCGTACTTCACTGGGCGCGGTGTCCCTCTGTATCGAGACGGCGAATTCGATGGGGCGGTTCTGATGGCTATCGATATCTCGGAGCGCAGGCAACACGAACGGGACCTGGAACGCCAACGCGACGAACTCCAGACACTGGACCAGATCAACGAACTTCTGCTCGAGATCACCCGCGACCTGTTCGAATCGCCGACGCGGGCGGAAATCGAGCAGACGGTCTGTGACCGGCTGGCGGTGTCTTCCCTGTACCAGTTCGCTTGGATTGGCGAGCCAGAGCCTAACGGGGATCAAATCCGACCTCACGCTAGTGCTGGAATCGACGACGGGTACGTCGAGACGATAACAGTCACGACGGCGGAAACCGAAACCGGCCAAGGACCCGGTGGACGGGCGTTTCGAACCAGTGAGTTGCAGGTCAGTCATGATATTCGATCTGATCCAACGTTCGAGCCGTGGCGCGAGGCGGCCCTCGACCGCGGCATCAAGTCGGCTGCCGCCGTGCCGCTAGTCCATGGGGACACCACCTATGGCATCTTGGCAGTGTACGCGACTCGCCCGCTCGCGTTCAGTCACCGCGAACGAGACGGGCTCGAAACCCTCGGGGAAGCCATCGGCTTCGCTATTAACGCCATTGAGAATCGTAAGCTCCTGTTCGCTGATTCGGTTGTCGAACTCGAGTTCGAGGTCACCGATTCAGGGTTGGTGTTTGTCCGGACCTCAGAACAATTCGGGTGTGAACTTACCATCACTGGATACGTCGAGTCGGAATCCGGTTCGTGGAGCGTGTATCTTACCGTGGACGACGTCGCCCCGACAGCGATTCGCGATGTCGCCGTCGATGATCCAGATGTGGACCGGATTCGGATCATCGCCGACGAAGACGACACCGGAGTACTCGAGTTCGTCATGAAGGCGGACGCCCTGAATCACATAACAGATCACGGGGCAATCCTTACGTCAGGACACGTAGCTGATGGGCGGGGTCGGTTTCGTATCGAAGCCCCCCAGTCCGCCGATATCCGGCAGTTATCCACCCGACTTCGAACTGAGTATCCAGATTCGACGCTGGTTGCCCAGCGCGAATTCGATCGCCCCGCCCAGAAAGCGCGTGAGATACGCCAATCAGTCAGCGATCAGCTGACCGATCGGCAACAAGAAGCGCTCACGCACGCGTATCACGCCGGGTACTTTGACTGGCCACGTCAGAGTACCGCCGGCGACATCGCCGCATCGATGGACGTTGCAGAAACTACGTTCCACTATCACCTGCGCAATGCCTTGGAAACACTCTCATCGGTGCTCATCGGCCTTGAAAGGCATAAGGAACGCTAA
- a CDS encoding VirB4 family type IV secretion system protein, giving the protein MIREKLPFFDVEEASAESTEDETGETPDSDDDDVTVAYDPTSEPLDDVRDVHQSIVAPSSIEHRSNAVQTGDQVTKSFWVSEFPDAPVDGLFEGLYSTAETRTTDISIHIDPRDTAATLDSLENKIEDLEADKEYLAEKRRAGARGVTKDLEDYRELYDVLRNTSMKAFDASMYLTVRGESEADVDADGVVNTARRSPANLTPVLPRWAQLETLQSNSPVAVDRLNDSMDTKTPMLGGALGAMFPFVAGAFAEPGIEYGTYALNESPLILDRFERETGYCTMVIGKLGAGKSFSTKLQLVRRAMYDRDTCIIMLDPLEGFAGVNDALGGERVTVGGTRGFNPLELQATPADVLERTPDLDPWSEQIDWVLTFFETFFDHVANNPLGDRKQTLRRAVQVAYERQGITRAPSTHDRESPTVRTVISVLEALLDDPGEFGYVTDGERESVRTDAQSLLTDLRPSFRDGGDLENLAQPTELNLDSKVLYLDLHQEEGTRGRSETSLMMQVIFNAVYERAKQTDKKVVFAIDEAHYLMGDSTSLEFLETAVRHSRHYDLSLHFITQTGGEFALTPEAQTIANLCSMTIIHRVKEEAEKLSEWFGLSEREVNWVQTAKAGNEDDGYSETLLGVDGEGWFPLRVRASEYEVEQIDRDG; this is encoded by the coding sequence ATGATCCGAGAGAAACTACCGTTCTTCGACGTAGAAGAAGCGTCCGCCGAGTCCACAGAGGACGAGACAGGCGAGACGCCGGATTCCGATGACGACGACGTTACCGTCGCGTATGATCCGACGTCAGAACCGCTCGATGACGTCCGCGACGTTCATCAGTCGATCGTCGCACCCTCGAGTATCGAACACCGGTCGAATGCCGTCCAGACTGGCGACCAAGTGACGAAGTCGTTCTGGGTGAGCGAGTTCCCGGACGCGCCGGTCGACGGCCTGTTCGAAGGATTGTACTCGACGGCCGAAACGCGAACGACGGACATCTCGATCCACATCGATCCGAGAGACACCGCCGCGACGCTCGACTCCCTTGAGAACAAGATCGAGGACCTCGAGGCCGACAAGGAGTACCTCGCCGAGAAGCGCCGGGCGGGCGCTCGCGGCGTCACGAAAGACCTGGAGGACTACCGAGAACTGTACGACGTCCTCCGGAACACGTCGATGAAGGCGTTCGACGCGTCGATGTACCTGACCGTCCGCGGCGAGAGCGAAGCGGACGTCGACGCGGATGGAGTAGTGAACACAGCACGTCGGTCGCCGGCGAACCTCACTCCCGTCCTTCCGCGTTGGGCGCAACTGGAGACGCTGCAGTCGAACAGTCCGGTCGCTGTCGACCGGCTAAACGACTCGATGGACACGAAAACGCCGATGCTCGGCGGCGCGCTCGGCGCGATGTTCCCCTTCGTCGCCGGCGCGTTCGCCGAACCCGGCATCGAGTACGGGACGTACGCGCTCAACGAGAGCCCGCTCATCCTCGACCGCTTCGAACGGGAGACAGGCTACTGCACGATGGTCATCGGAAAACTCGGCGCCGGGAAGTCGTTCTCGACGAAGCTTCAGCTCGTCCGGCGAGCGATGTACGACCGGGACACGTGCATCATCATGCTCGACCCGCTGGAGGGGTTCGCCGGCGTGAACGACGCGCTCGGCGGCGAACGCGTGACCGTCGGCGGGACGCGTGGGTTCAACCCGCTCGAACTGCAGGCGACGCCAGCGGACGTGCTCGAGCGGACGCCCGACCTCGATCCATGGAGCGAGCAGATCGACTGGGTGCTCACGTTCTTCGAGACGTTCTTCGACCACGTGGCGAACAATCCCCTCGGCGACCGGAAGCAGACGCTCAGACGCGCCGTGCAGGTTGCGTACGAACGCCAGGGGATCACTCGGGCGCCGTCGACGCACGACAGGGAGTCGCCGACAGTCCGGACTGTCATCAGCGTCCTCGAAGCACTGCTGGACGACCCAGGGGAGTTCGGGTACGTCACCGACGGCGAGCGAGAGAGCGTCCGGACCGACGCGCAGTCGCTCCTGACGGACCTGCGGCCGTCATTCCGCGACGGCGGGGATCTGGAGAATCTCGCGCAACCGACCGAACTGAACCTTGACTCGAAGGTGCTGTATCTGGATCTGCACCAGGAAGAAGGGACGCGGGGCCGGTCCGAGACCAGCCTGATGATGCAGGTGATCTTCAACGCCGTCTACGAGCGGGCGAAGCAAACGGACAAGAAGGTCGTCTTCGCGATCGACGAAGCCCACTACCTGATGGGTGACTCGACGTCGCTGGAGTTTCTGGAGACGGCCGTTCGCCACAGTCGCCACTACGACCTCTCCCTGCACTTCATCACGCAGACCGGCGGCGAGTTCGCGCTGACGCCGGAAGCACAGACGATCGCGAACCTCTGCTCGATGACGATCATCCACCGCGTGAAGGAGGAGGCCGAGAAGTTGTCGGAGTGGTTCGGCCTGAGCGAGCGCGAGGTCAACTGGGTGCAGACCGCAAAGGCTGGGAACGAGGACGACGGCTATTCGGAGACATTGCTCGGTGTTGATGGCGAAGGGTGGTTCCCGTTGCGGGTACGGGCGAGTGAGTATGAGGTAGAACAGATCGATAGAGACGGATAA
- a CDS encoding HalOD1 output domain-containing protein yields the protein MDEFLFSDFSEVEATSYVTEYRDHPLKRAHELLSDINSSKVSEKDPAVNEVINSDALAKLLSTAQNPTQVTFEYNEYEVTITNSERIKIEKK from the coding sequence ATGGACGAGTTTCTATTCAGTGACTTCTCAGAGGTGGAAGCAACATCCTATGTAACCGAATATAGGGACCATCCTCTAAAACGTGCTCATGAACTCTTATCTGATATCAATTCCAGCAAGGTTTCAGAGAAGGATCCCGCAGTGAATGAAGTGATCAACTCCGATGCACTCGCAAAATTACTTTCTACCGCTCAAAACCCAACTCAAGTTACATTTGAATACAATGAATACGAAGTCACAATTACTAATAGCGAAAGAATAAAAATAGAAAAGAAGTAG
- the ilvC gene encoding ketol-acid reductoisomerase, protein MTEKEFTTSVYYDEDAEDSQIEEKTVAVLGYGSQGHAHALNLHESGVNVVVGLREGSSTRKAVQDDGLEVMEPVEAVAQADIVSILVPDTVQPAVYEQIKDELTAGDTLQFAHGFNIHYNQIRPPEDVDVTMIAPKSPGHLVRRNYESGEGTPGLLAVYQDATGDAKAEALAYAKAIGCTRAGVVETTFREETETDIFGEQAVLCGGITSLIKQGYETLVDAGYSPEMAYFECLNEMKLIVDLMYEGGMGEMWDSVSDTAEYGGLSRGDEIIDDTVRQNMEEALEDVQDGTFAREWISENQASRPSYTQLRQAEKNHEIEDVGERLRDLFAWSEENE, encoded by the coding sequence ATGACTGAAAAAGAGTTCACAACATCGGTATATTATGACGAAGACGCAGAGGATTCTCAAATAGAAGAAAAAACGGTTGCTGTCCTCGGGTATGGCAGTCAAGGACATGCTCATGCACTTAATCTACATGAGAGCGGGGTGAATGTGGTTGTTGGCCTTCGCGAAGGGTCATCTACCCGTAAGGCAGTTCAGGATGATGGTTTAGAGGTAATGGAACCTGTGGAAGCGGTTGCTCAAGCAGACATCGTCTCCATCCTTGTCCCTGATACTGTCCAACCAGCTGTTTATGAACAAATCAAAGACGAACTCACCGCCGGTGATACGTTACAGTTTGCTCATGGGTTCAACATTCACTATAACCAGATCCGACCTCCCGAGGATGTAGACGTGACGATGATAGCGCCAAAAAGCCCAGGGCACCTTGTCAGACGCAACTACGAAAGTGGTGAAGGCACACCTGGTCTACTGGCCGTCTACCAAGACGCTACAGGCGACGCTAAAGCGGAAGCATTAGCGTATGCGAAGGCGATCGGTTGCACCCGGGCAGGGGTCGTGGAAACCACATTCCGGGAGGAAACGGAGACGGACATCTTTGGGGAACAGGCTGTTCTTTGTGGTGGGATTACGAGTCTCATCAAGCAGGGATATGAAACACTTGTTGACGCGGGATATAGTCCAGAGATGGCGTACTTTGAATGCCTTAATGAGATGAAGCTCATCGTTGATCTCATGTATGAAGGAGGGATGGGTGAGATGTGGGACTCTGTCTCTGATACAGCAGAGTATGGTGGGCTCTCCAGAGGCGACGAAATTATTGATGATACGGTGCGCCAGAATATGGAAGAAGCACTTGAAGATGTACAGGACGGTACGTTTGCTCGGGAGTGGATTTCAGAGAATCAGGCTAGCCGTCCAAGCTATACTCAGCTCCGCCAGGCAGAGAAAAATCACGAAATCGAAGACGTTGGCGAACGATTGCGTGACCTCTTCGCTTGGTCGGAAGAAAACGAATAG